One genomic window of Actinoplanes lobatus includes the following:
- a CDS encoding PI-PLC domain-containing protein has protein sequence MATLAGGLAGLAGAGGAVSVAVFRRSRRSWLTSGHALTGPALTDPLPGVLKLGLGGMTVRVYPGPRGELFLGPGAPQPGRTLRRLVLGPLFARAMAADGRLWANQQAPFRLVVEFGGPNRDPQALFRAYRMLDRQLRDHADLLSRSRDGVLTAGAVTVTVTGAVDVRELLAAQPERYAFADGTFDDLGSRAAPPDLVPMVSEWWPRRFGWDGRDPITAEERHQLHALVRSAHDDGRTVRFSGLPDGSRKARAAVWSELGAAGVDVIADADLNGLARHLRRHPVSGTPRQHLPTRAVRRTVPRPNAPRTVVHHEQV, from the coding sequence ATGGCGACTCTCGCCGGCGGCCTGGCCGGTCTCGCCGGAGCCGGTGGCGCGGTCTCGGTCGCGGTATTCCGCCGTTCCCGCCGCTCCTGGCTGACCTCCGGGCACGCGCTGACCGGGCCGGCCCTCACCGACCCGCTGCCCGGGGTGCTCAAGCTCGGACTGGGCGGGATGACCGTACGGGTCTACCCCGGACCCCGTGGCGAGCTCTTCCTCGGACCCGGCGCCCCGCAGCCCGGCCGCACCCTGCGCCGCCTGGTACTGGGGCCGCTCTTCGCCCGGGCCATGGCCGCCGACGGCCGGCTCTGGGCGAACCAGCAGGCGCCGTTCCGGCTGGTGGTCGAGTTCGGCGGGCCGAACCGGGACCCGCAGGCGCTGTTCCGCGCCTACCGGATGCTGGACCGGCAGCTGCGCGACCACGCCGACCTGCTCAGCCGGAGCCGCGACGGGGTGCTGACCGCGGGCGCGGTGACCGTCACGGTGACCGGTGCGGTCGACGTCCGTGAGCTGCTCGCCGCCCAGCCCGAACGGTACGCGTTCGCCGACGGCACCTTCGACGACCTGGGATCCCGCGCCGCCCCGCCGGATCTGGTGCCGATGGTGAGCGAGTGGTGGCCCAGGCGGTTCGGCTGGGACGGCCGCGATCCGATCACCGCCGAGGAACGGCACCAGCTGCACGCGCTGGTACGGTCCGCTCACGACGACGGCCGTACGGTCCGGTTCTCCGGGCTGCCGGACGGCTCCCGCAAGGCCCGCGCGGCGGTGTGGAGCGAGCTGGGAGCGGCCGGTGTGGACGTGATCGCCGACGCCGACCTGAACGGACTGGCCCGGCACCTGCGCCGTCACCCGGTCAGCGGAACCCCTCGGCAGCACCTTCCGACGAGGGCGGTACGGCGTACCGTCCCCCGCCCGAACGCGCCCCGCACGGTTGTACATCACGAACAGGTTTAA
- a CDS encoding inorganic phosphate transporter, with amino-acid sequence MDPEFIAVLAVILAAMAFDFTNGFHDAANAIATSVSTRALTPRIALAMAAIGNFVGAHLGTEVAKTVGDGLVDLPKGIPSLGIVFAGVLGAIAWNLITWYFGLPSSSSHALFGGLVGATLFATAGEVQWDNIINKVLIPMVLSPVVGLILGFVMMVAVMWIFRRGHPGRLNRGFRWAQTVSAAAMSVGHGMQDAAKTMGIVVLALYTGGIQDDATHIPEWVYWTSATVLAAGTYSGGWRIIRTLDRKIIDLGPPEGFAAETVASSVLYFNALVLHAPISTTHTITSAIMGVGATKRLSAVRWNVAGNIVIAWVTTFPAAAFFACAIYIVVRPLFG; translated from the coding sequence TTGGATCCCGAATTCATAGCGGTCCTTGCGGTGATCCTGGCCGCGATGGCGTTCGACTTCACGAACGGCTTCCACGACGCCGCGAACGCCATCGCCACCAGCGTCAGCACCCGGGCGCTGACCCCGCGGATCGCGCTGGCGATGGCCGCGATCGGCAACTTCGTCGGCGCCCACCTGGGAACCGAGGTGGCCAAGACGGTCGGTGACGGCCTGGTCGATCTACCGAAGGGGATACCCAGTCTCGGCATCGTGTTCGCCGGCGTGCTCGGCGCCATCGCCTGGAACCTGATCACGTGGTACTTCGGGTTGCCGTCCAGCTCGTCGCACGCGCTCTTCGGCGGCCTGGTCGGCGCCACCCTGTTCGCCACGGCCGGCGAGGTCCAGTGGGACAACATCATCAACAAGGTCCTGATCCCGATGGTGTTGTCGCCGGTGGTCGGGCTGATCCTCGGCTTCGTGATGATGGTCGCGGTCATGTGGATCTTCCGGCGCGGCCACCCGGGCCGGCTGAACCGCGGTTTCCGCTGGGCGCAGACCGTCTCGGCCGCCGCGATGTCCGTCGGGCACGGCATGCAGGACGCCGCGAAGACGATGGGCATCGTGGTGCTGGCCCTCTACACCGGCGGCATCCAGGACGACGCCACGCACATCCCCGAGTGGGTGTACTGGACGTCGGCGACCGTACTGGCGGCCGGCACCTACTCCGGCGGCTGGCGGATCATCCGCACCCTGGACCGCAAGATCATCGACCTGGGCCCGCCCGAGGGTTTCGCGGCCGAGACGGTGGCCAGCTCGGTGCTCTACTTCAACGCCCTGGTGCTGCACGCGCCGATCTCGACCACACACACCATCACCTCGGCGATCATGGGTGTGGGCGCGACGAAACGGCTCAGCGCGGTCCGCTGGAACGTGGCGGGCAACATCGTGATCGCGTGGGTCACGACGTTCCCCGCCGCCGCGTTCTTCGCCTGCGCGATCTACATCGTGGTCCGGCCGCTGTTCGGCTAG
- a CDS encoding Gfo/Idh/MocA family protein, translated as MTGQKVRWGILGPGGIAGTFAADLPLVAGAELAAVGSRNLASAEAFAERFGFARAHGSYADLAADDGVDVVYVATPHAFHLDAAMLCVEAGKAVLVEKPITVDLASATSLIEAARARGVFLMEAMWMRCNPAIRKVAELVAGGAIGEVSTIHADFGLQGPFEATHRLRDPGLGGGALLDLGVYPIHLAHLILGAPASAHAWAHLTPERVDENTGVLLGYQAGAVAALTCSINGASRNAASITGTAGRIDLPVSFFAPRSFVLNRPDRAPETFQFPFEGSGYQFEAAEVQRCLLAGELESPLVSQATTLEVMALLDALREQIGVAY; from the coding sequence ATGACTGGACAGAAGGTGCGCTGGGGGATTCTCGGTCCCGGTGGGATCGCGGGTACGTTCGCGGCCGACCTGCCTCTGGTGGCGGGCGCCGAGCTGGCCGCGGTCGGCTCGCGGAACCTGGCGAGCGCCGAGGCGTTCGCCGAGCGGTTCGGGTTCGCCCGGGCGCACGGCTCGTACGCGGACCTGGCGGCCGACGACGGCGTCGACGTGGTCTACGTGGCGACGCCGCACGCCTTCCACCTGGACGCCGCGATGCTGTGTGTGGAGGCCGGCAAGGCGGTGCTCGTGGAGAAGCCGATCACCGTGGATCTGGCCTCCGCCACGTCGCTGATCGAGGCGGCCCGGGCCCGTGGGGTGTTCCTCATGGAGGCCATGTGGATGCGCTGCAACCCGGCGATCCGGAAGGTCGCCGAGCTGGTCGCCGGGGGCGCGATCGGCGAGGTCAGCACCATCCACGCCGACTTCGGCCTCCAGGGCCCGTTCGAGGCCACGCACCGGCTGCGTGACCCGGGGCTGGGCGGCGGCGCGCTGCTGGACCTGGGCGTCTACCCGATCCACCTGGCGCATCTGATCCTGGGTGCGCCGGCCTCGGCGCACGCCTGGGCGCATCTCACCCCGGAGCGGGTGGACGAGAACACCGGCGTCCTGTTGGGCTACCAGGCCGGCGCGGTGGCCGCGCTGACGTGCAGCATCAACGGCGCCAGCCGGAACGCGGCCTCGATCACCGGGACCGCCGGGCGGATCGATCTGCCGGTCAGCTTCTTCGCGCCGCGCTCGTTCGTGCTGAACCGGCCGGACCGCGCCCCGGAGACGTTCCAGTTCCCGTTCGAGGGCAGCGGCTATCAGTTCGAGGCGGCCGAGGTGCAGCGCTGCCTGCTCGCCGGTGAGCTGGAGAGCCCGCTGGTCTCGCAGGCCACCACGCTCGAGGTGATGGCCCTGCTGGACGCGCTGCGCGAGCAGATCGGCGTGGCCTACTAG
- the pstB gene encoding phosphate ABC transporter ATP-binding protein PstB: MAKRIEASNVSSYYGTFKAIDSVSMTVEPKTITALIGPSGCGKSTFLRSINRMHEVLPGARIEGRLTIDDQNIYDQDVDVTAVRRMIGMVFQRPNPFPTMSIYENAVAGLKLNGVRKKALLDEAAERSLRSANLWDEVKDRLDRPGAGLSGGQQQRLCIARTIAVEPQVVLMDEPCSALDPISTLAIEDLMFKLKDRFTIIIVTHNMQQAARVSDKTGFFSIDKTGDPGRLIEYDDTQKIFSNPTQKKTEDYITGRFG, encoded by the coding sequence ATGGCAAAGCGCATCGAGGCGAGCAACGTCTCCTCCTACTACGGCACGTTCAAGGCCATCGACAGCGTCTCGATGACGGTCGAGCCGAAGACGATCACCGCTCTGATCGGCCCGTCCGGTTGCGGCAAGTCCACGTTCCTGCGGTCCATCAACCGCATGCACGAGGTGCTGCCGGGCGCCCGCATCGAGGGCCGCCTGACCATCGACGACCAGAACATCTACGACCAGGATGTGGACGTCACCGCCGTCCGTCGCATGATCGGCATGGTCTTCCAGCGGCCCAACCCGTTCCCGACCATGTCGATCTACGAGAACGCGGTCGCCGGCCTCAAGCTCAACGGCGTCAGGAAGAAGGCGCTGCTGGACGAGGCCGCCGAGAGGTCCCTGCGCTCGGCGAACCTGTGGGACGAGGTCAAGGACCGTCTCGACCGGCCCGGCGCGGGCCTCTCCGGCGGCCAGCAGCAGCGCCTCTGCATCGCCCGCACCATCGCGGTCGAGCCGCAGGTCGTGCTGATGGACGAGCCGTGTTCCGCGCTCGACCCGATCTCGACGCTGGCGATCGAGGACCTGATGTTCAAGCTGAAGGACCGCTTCACGATCATCATCGTCACGCACAACATGCAGCAGGCCGCCCGGGTCAGCGACAAGACCGGCTTCTTCTCGATCGACAAGACCGGCGACCCGGGCCGCCTGATCGAGTACGACGACACCCAGAAAATCTTCAGCAACCCCACCCAGAAGAAGACCGAGGACTACATCACCGGCCGCTTCGGGTAG
- a CDS encoding DUF402 domain-containing protein has protein sequence MPSEMVRVIYTKYDGSAHRDYPARRLAEDDLGIWVGVTRGTASVYHGRPSVEQIPFVLLIPHHAWWTGMFNPPPRTSEVYCDITTPARWEGDTVHIIDLDLDAVRRRESGLVELRDEDEFAEHRVAFGYPEDLVEHAYSASHYLLGVLGDGTEPFASHYRKHLLEVTQD, from the coding sequence ATGCCGAGCGAGATGGTCCGGGTCATCTACACGAAGTACGACGGTTCGGCTCACCGCGACTACCCGGCCCGCCGCCTGGCGGAAGACGACCTGGGCATCTGGGTCGGCGTGACGCGCGGCACAGCGTCGGTCTATCACGGGCGCCCCTCGGTGGAGCAGATCCCGTTCGTCCTGTTGATCCCGCATCACGCCTGGTGGACCGGGATGTTCAACCCGCCGCCGCGGACCAGCGAGGTCTACTGCGACATCACCACCCCGGCCCGCTGGGAGGGTGACACGGTGCACATCATCGACCTGGATCTGGACGCGGTCCGCCGCCGCGAGTCCGGCCTGGTCGAGCTGCGCGACGAGGACGAGTTCGCCGAGCACCGGGTCGCGTTCGGTTACCCGGAGGATCTCGTGGAGCACGCCTATTCCGCGTCCCACTATCTGCTGGGGGTGCTCGGCGACGGCACCGAGCCGTTCGCCTCGCACTACCGCAAGCATCTACTCGAAGTCACCCAGGACTAG
- the sigJ gene encoding RNA polymerase sigma factor SigJ, whose amino-acid sequence MPSPTVTEFEAHRPYLMAVAYRMLGNRAEAEDAVQEAWLRYAQQPAGDIRDTRGWLTTVTGRICLDQLNSARVRRTAYPGEWLPAFVVEPDAGPADRAEIADQVSLALLVVLERLTPEQRVAFVLHDAFGVPFDEVAAVLDGTPAAARQHASRGRRAVSGGGVRHTAGPAEQRRVLDAFLAAAQDGDMRTLAAVLALDVVAISDGGGVVRSALRPILGAEKVARFYVGLARKFAAVRGVTMEPVLVGGAAAILIRGEGLGVALGVAVDGGRITGLFSQQNPEKLVLGDFE is encoded by the coding sequence ATGCCGTCGCCGACCGTGACCGAGTTCGAGGCCCACCGCCCCTATCTGATGGCCGTCGCCTACCGGATGCTCGGCAACCGGGCCGAGGCCGAGGACGCGGTTCAGGAAGCCTGGCTGCGCTACGCGCAACAGCCGGCCGGCGACATCCGGGACACGCGGGGCTGGCTCACCACGGTCACCGGCCGGATCTGCCTGGACCAGCTCAATTCCGCCCGGGTACGCCGTACCGCGTACCCCGGGGAGTGGCTGCCCGCCTTCGTGGTCGAACCGGACGCCGGCCCCGCCGACCGGGCCGAGATCGCCGACCAGGTCAGCCTCGCGCTGCTCGTGGTGCTGGAACGGCTCACCCCGGAGCAGCGGGTCGCGTTCGTCCTGCACGACGCGTTCGGCGTGCCGTTCGACGAGGTGGCCGCGGTGCTCGACGGCACACCGGCGGCGGCCCGCCAGCACGCCTCACGGGGCCGCCGGGCGGTCTCCGGCGGCGGCGTCCGGCACACCGCCGGGCCGGCCGAGCAGCGGCGGGTGCTCGACGCCTTCCTCGCCGCGGCACAGGACGGCGACATGCGTACCCTCGCCGCGGTGCTCGCCCTCGACGTGGTCGCGATCAGCGACGGCGGCGGGGTGGTCCGGTCCGCGCTCCGGCCGATCCTCGGCGCGGAGAAGGTGGCCCGGTTCTACGTCGGGCTGGCCAGGAAATTCGCCGCCGTCCGCGGCGTCACGATGGAACCGGTGCTGGTCGGCGGCGCGGCCGCGATCCTGATCCGGGGCGAGGGGCTCGGTGTGGCGCTCGGCGTCGCCGTCGACGGCGGGCGGATCACCGGCCTCTTCAGCCAGCAGAACCCGGAGAAACTAGTCCTGGGTGACTTCGAGTAG
- the pstA gene encoding phosphate ABC transporter permease PstA, whose translation MSLLERQVPGVVMTPDNIRSRKLPVVTNVLVAVAAFAVAAVVVLGTGIGNWVLAVVVGAFLYLVGLYYAASQVEGRRAAKNRSMQALIYSACVLAILPLASVVWTLVSKGIERLDANFFSTSMNNIGARDPLGGAYHAIIGTLEQVGIATLMAVPLGVLGAIYLVEYGRGKFAGTVRFFVDVMTGIPSIVAGLFILSFWVLIVSPWFNNGQPRFSGFAASLALAVLMLPTIVRSTEEMLRLVPGPLREGSYALGVPQWKTILKVVLPTALPGIVTGVMLAVARAAGETAPVLLVAGGAAAINFDPFGGNQQSLSLFVYQQAGDASRYAPARAWTAALTLVALVLILTIAAKLLARRNKLSR comes from the coding sequence ATGAGCCTTTTGGAACGTCAGGTGCCGGGCGTCGTCATGACGCCGGACAACATTCGCAGCCGCAAGCTCCCGGTCGTCACCAACGTGCTCGTCGCGGTCGCCGCCTTCGCGGTCGCCGCGGTGGTCGTGCTCGGCACCGGGATCGGCAACTGGGTCCTGGCCGTCGTGGTCGGCGCCTTCCTCTACCTGGTCGGCCTGTACTACGCCGCCAGCCAGGTCGAGGGCCGGCGGGCCGCCAAGAACCGCAGCATGCAGGCGCTCATCTACTCCGCGTGCGTACTGGCGATCCTGCCGCTCGCCTCGGTGGTGTGGACGCTGGTCTCCAAGGGCATCGAGCGCCTCGACGCGAACTTCTTCAGCACCTCGATGAACAACATCGGCGCCCGGGACCCGCTCGGTGGCGCCTACCACGCCATCATCGGCACCCTGGAGCAGGTCGGCATCGCCACCCTGATGGCGGTGCCGCTCGGCGTGCTCGGGGCCATCTACCTGGTCGAGTACGGTCGCGGAAAGTTCGCCGGCACGGTCCGCTTCTTCGTCGACGTGATGACCGGTATCCCGTCGATCGTGGCCGGTCTGTTCATCCTCTCGTTCTGGGTGCTGATCGTCAGCCCGTGGTTCAACAACGGGCAGCCGCGGTTCTCCGGCTTCGCCGCCTCACTGGCCCTGGCCGTGCTGATGCTGCCGACGATCGTCCGCTCCACCGAGGAGATGCTGCGCCTGGTGCCCGGGCCGCTCCGCGAGGGCTCGTACGCGCTCGGCGTCCCCCAGTGGAAGACGATCCTCAAGGTCGTCCTGCCGACCGCCCTGCCCGGCATCGTCACCGGCGTCATGCTCGCCGTCGCCCGCGCGGCCGGCGAGACCGCCCCGGTGCTGCTGGTCGCCGGCGGCGCCGCGGCGATCAACTTCGACCCGTTCGGCGGGAACCAGCAGTCCCTCTCGCTCTTCGTCTACCAGCAGGCCGGAGACGCCTCCCGATACGCGCCGGCCCGGGCCTGGACCGCCGCGCTGACCCTGGTGGCGCTGGTCCTGATCCTGACCATCGCCGCCAAGTTGCTCGCCCGACGCAACAAACTGTCCCGGTAA
- a CDS encoding NUDIX hydrolase has translation MLLIACTFVVDRDGALLLQLRDDKAPYFPDVWGLPGGAIEAGETPEQGAARELWEETRLRVDGRLRLFARQELPEQQRVKNYFYGATSARQEDVVLGEGAAMVFVPAAEVLDRPFTPGSAEMIERFLRSREYASLT, from the coding sequence GTGCTTCTCATCGCCTGCACGTTCGTGGTGGACCGGGACGGCGCGTTGCTTCTCCAGCTGCGAGATGACAAGGCGCCCTATTTTCCGGACGTGTGGGGGCTTCCCGGCGGGGCGATCGAAGCGGGGGAGACACCGGAGCAGGGCGCGGCGCGCGAGCTGTGGGAGGAGACGCGGCTGCGGGTCGACGGCCGGTTGCGGCTCTTCGCCCGGCAGGAGCTGCCCGAGCAGCAGCGCGTCAAGAACTACTTCTACGGGGCGACCTCCGCGCGGCAGGAGGACGTGGTGCTCGGCGAGGGTGCGGCCATGGTGTTCGTGCCGGCGGCCGAGGTGCTCGATCGGCCCTTCACGCCGGGCAGCGCCGAGATGATCGAGCGATTCCTCCGGTCCCGGGAGTATGCGTCCCTCACCTAG
- a CDS encoding NUDIX hydrolase: protein MPLPPAMSQRAREFTGPPVPARPAATVVLLRPHGDTFQVYVLRRASTMVFGGLYAFPGGTVDPSDRPDTIRADWPGRLGVPIEEAHAVVGAAARELFEETGILLAGPLAEPDHTATATDGVDWETDRAAVQRRELTMTDLLAGRGLRLRDDLLLPWARWITPDFEPKRFDTWFFVALLPESQTARDVSGEADRTAWITIEDTAGLPMLPPTRRTLDQLAACKTIPDVVAASAHRDAATPLNPRIEVTPDGQVTLHIPS, encoded by the coding sequence ATGCCGCTTCCCCCCGCCATGTCGCAGCGCGCACGTGAGTTCACCGGCCCACCGGTCCCGGCCCGCCCGGCGGCCACGGTGGTCCTGCTCCGGCCGCACGGCGACACCTTCCAGGTCTACGTCCTCCGCCGGGCCTCCACCATGGTCTTCGGCGGCCTCTACGCCTTCCCCGGCGGGACCGTGGACCCCTCGGACCGTCCCGACACGATCCGCGCCGACTGGCCCGGGCGTCTGGGCGTACCCATCGAGGAGGCGCACGCGGTGGTCGGCGCCGCCGCCCGGGAACTCTTCGAGGAAACCGGCATCCTGCTGGCCGGCCCACTCGCCGAACCGGACCACACGGCCACCGCCACCGACGGCGTCGACTGGGAGACCGACCGCGCCGCCGTCCAGCGCCGCGAACTCACCATGACCGACCTGCTCGCCGGGCGCGGCCTGCGCCTGCGCGACGACCTGCTGCTGCCCTGGGCCCGCTGGATCACCCCCGACTTCGAGCCCAAACGGTTCGACACCTGGTTCTTCGTGGCGCTGCTCCCCGAGTCGCAGACCGCCCGCGACGTCTCCGGCGAAGCCGACCGCACCGCCTGGATCACCATCGAGGACACCGCCGGCCTCCCGATGCTGCCGCCCACCCGGCGCACCCTCGACCAACTGGCCGCCTGCAAAACGATCCCCGACGTGGTCGCCGCCTCCGCCCACCGCGACGCCGCCACCCCCCTCAACCCCCGCATCGAGGTCACCCCAGACGGCCAGGTCACCCTCCACATCCCGTCCTGA
- a CDS encoding DUF47 domain-containing protein, producing the protein MKFSFRPVEGAFYELFTKAASNLVKGTELLNELALPGVDVQSVADRLSDVEHDSDSITHELYKKINSTFITPFDREDIYSLGSQLDDVMDHLEAAGNLLYLYGLTDLPSLPREMHELVTVLDQQAKITAEAMPRLRSMKNLEDYWIEVNRLENDGDRAYRMLLVRLFSGEYDALTVLKMKEVVDELEAACDAFEHVANTVETIAVKES; encoded by the coding sequence GTGAAGTTCTCATTCCGTCCCGTCGAGGGCGCCTTCTACGAACTCTTCACCAAGGCCGCGTCCAACCTGGTGAAGGGAACCGAGCTGCTCAACGAGCTCGCGCTGCCCGGAGTGGACGTCCAGTCGGTCGCCGACCGGCTGAGCGACGTGGAACACGACAGCGACTCGATCACCCACGAGCTGTACAAGAAGATCAACTCCACCTTCATCACGCCGTTCGACCGGGAGGACATCTACTCGCTCGGCTCCCAGCTGGACGACGTGATGGACCACCTGGAGGCGGCCGGCAACCTGCTCTACCTGTACGGGCTGACCGATCTGCCGTCACTCCCGCGAGAGATGCACGAGCTGGTCACCGTGCTGGACCAGCAGGCGAAGATCACCGCCGAGGCGATGCCCCGGCTGCGCTCGATGAAGAATCTCGAGGACTACTGGATCGAGGTCAACCGCCTGGAGAACGACGGCGACCGCGCCTACCGGATGCTGCTGGTCCGGCTCTTCTCCGGGGAGTACGACGCCCTGACCGTCTTGAAGATGAAGGAGGTCGTCGACGAGCTGGAGGCGGCCTGCGACGCCTTCGAGCACGTGGCCAACACGGTCGAGACCATCGCGGTCAAGGAGTCCTAG
- a CDS encoding ATP-dependent DNA helicase, producing the protein MVEAIEKSIKDREHLLVQAGTGTGKSLGYLTPALLVDGPVVVSTATLALQNQLVEHDLPRLAEAVQPVLGRKPTFAVLKGRHHYLCVAKLEHADEEGPTDTLFDAAPAPKAGQWLGEAGRLGKQIQRVRAWSEKTQTGDRDELDPGVDDTAWRQVSMPARDCVGAGRCPYGAECFAEASRARAREADIVVTNHSLLAVDMLAGRQIVPPHKLLVVDEAHELADRVSSAAQAELTPEAIERAGRRARTLIPQAAAEQLAEAADALTVGLADVPAGRLTGGLPETLRLAVTTLELATRSGLSAIGEIKADDSDPVGKQQAKAVLDELSGTAQRLLEENAYDVAWVEKSDIGHGRRALVVAPLSVAGTLSESLYKDRTVVVTSATLTLGGRFDTVARSLGLPAGADGASSGDGWTSLDVGSPFDYPKQGILYVAAHLPKPAASGLPDAAGAELLRLVEALGGRTLGLFSSRKAATQAAELLRAKTDLPVLLQGEETLPILVRKFKEDKDSCLFGVMSLWQGVDVPGDACQLVVIDRLPFPRPDEPLAAARSAAVDASGGSGFSAVSVPIAAVRLAQGVGRLIRSTGDKGVVAVLDSRLETARGYGAFLRRSLPPFWYTTRPDVAEGALRRLAQT; encoded by the coding sequence ATGGTCGAGGCCATCGAGAAGTCGATCAAGGACCGTGAGCACCTGCTCGTCCAGGCCGGCACGGGCACCGGCAAGAGCCTCGGCTACCTGACCCCGGCCCTGCTCGTCGACGGCCCGGTGGTGGTCTCCACGGCCACCCTGGCGCTCCAGAACCAGCTGGTCGAGCACGACCTGCCCCGGCTCGCCGAGGCGGTTCAGCCGGTGCTCGGGCGCAAACCCACGTTCGCCGTGCTCAAGGGCCGCCACCACTACCTCTGCGTGGCCAAGCTGGAGCACGCCGACGAGGAGGGGCCCACCGACACCCTGTTCGACGCCGCCCCCGCACCCAAGGCCGGCCAGTGGCTCGGCGAGGCGGGCCGGCTCGGCAAACAGATCCAGCGGGTCCGGGCCTGGTCGGAGAAGACCCAGACCGGCGACCGGGACGAGCTGGACCCCGGCGTCGACGACACCGCCTGGCGGCAGGTGTCCATGCCGGCACGAGACTGCGTCGGGGCCGGCCGTTGCCCGTACGGGGCGGAGTGCTTCGCCGAGGCCTCCCGCGCCCGGGCCCGCGAGGCCGACATCGTCGTCACCAACCACAGCCTTCTCGCCGTCGACATGCTCGCCGGCCGGCAGATCGTGCCGCCGCACAAGCTGCTCGTCGTCGACGAGGCGCACGAGCTCGCCGACCGGGTCTCCTCCGCCGCCCAGGCCGAGCTCACCCCGGAGGCGATCGAGCGGGCCGGCCGCCGCGCCCGCACCCTGATCCCGCAGGCCGCCGCCGAACAACTGGCGGAGGCCGCCGACGCGCTCACCGTGGGCCTGGCCGACGTGCCCGCCGGGCGGCTCACCGGCGGCCTGCCGGAGACGCTGCGGCTCGCCGTCACGACCCTGGAGCTGGCCACCCGGTCCGGGCTGTCCGCGATCGGCGAGATCAAGGCCGACGACTCCGACCCGGTCGGCAAGCAGCAGGCCAAGGCGGTCCTCGACGAGCTGTCCGGCACCGCTCAGCGGCTGCTCGAGGAGAATGCGTACGACGTCGCCTGGGTGGAGAAGTCCGACATCGGCCACGGCCGCCGCGCGCTCGTGGTGGCGCCGCTGTCGGTGGCCGGCACCCTCTCCGAGAGCCTCTACAAGGACCGCACCGTCGTGGTCACCTCGGCCACCCTCACCCTGGGCGGCCGGTTCGACACGGTGGCCCGCTCCCTCGGGCTGCCCGCGGGCGCCGACGGCGCCTCCTCCGGAGACGGGTGGACCTCCCTCGACGTCGGGTCACCCTTCGACTACCCCAAACAGGGCATTCTGTACGTGGCAGCGCACCTGCCCAAGCCCGCGGCGTCCGGCCTGCCCGACGCGGCCGGGGCCGAGCTGCTCCGGCTGGTCGAGGCGCTCGGCGGGCGCACCCTCGGCCTCTTCTCCTCCCGCAAGGCCGCCACCCAGGCCGCCGAGCTGCTGCGCGCCAAGACCGACCTGCCGGTCCTGTTGCAGGGCGAGGAGACGCTGCCGATCCTGGTCCGCAAGTTCAAGGAGGACAAGGACAGCTGCCTCTTCGGGGTCATGTCGCTGTGGCAGGGCGTCGACGTGCCCGGCGACGCCTGCCAGCTCGTCGTCATCGACCGCCTGCCCTTCCCGCGCCCCGACGAGCCGCTGGCCGCCGCCCGCTCGGCCGCCGTGGACGCCTCCGGCGGTTCCGGCTTCTCCGCGGTCAGCGTCCCGATCGCGGCCGTCCGCCTGGCCCAGGGCGTCGGCCGCCTGATCCGCTCCACCGGCGACAAGGGCGTGGTCGCGGTCCTCGACTCCCGCCTGGAGACGGCCCGCGGCTACGGCGCCTTCCTCCGGAGGTCGCTGCCCCCGTTCTGGTACACGACCCGGCCCGACGTCGCCGAGGGCGCCCTCCGCCGCCTCGCCCAGACCTGA